From one Bombus affinis isolate iyBomAffi1 chromosome 9, iyBomAffi1.2, whole genome shotgun sequence genomic stretch:
- the LOC126920389 gene encoding AP-1 complex subunit mu-1-like, whose translation MSTSAIYILDVKGKVLISRNYRGDIETGVIEKFMPLVMEREEEGNLTPIIQTAECTYAYIKYNNLYIVSTTKKNANISLVFVFLHKLVQVMQEYFKELEEESIRDNFVVIYELLDELIDFGYPQTTDSKILQEYITQEGHKLEIQPRIPMAVTNAVSWRSEGIKYRKNEVFLDVIESVNLLANANGNVLSSEIVGAIKMRVYLSGMPELRLGLNDKVLFESTGRGKSKSVELEDVKFHQCVRLSRFENDRTISFIPPDGEFELMSYRLNTHVKPLIWIESVIERHAHSRVEYMVKARSQFKRRSTANNVEIVIPVPNDADSPKFKTTIGSVKYSPEQSAITWFIKSFPGGKEYLMRAHFGLPSVIGEDVEGKPPIQVKFEIPYFTTSGIQVRYLKIIEKSGYQALPWVRYITQNGDYQLRTN comes from the coding sequence ATGTCGACGTCTGCAATATATATTTTAGACGTGAAGGGGAAGGTTTTGATCTCACGAAATTATCGTGGAGATATAGAAACGGGTGTTATAGAAAAGTTCATGCCTCTTGTAATGGAACGTGAGGAGGAAGGCAATCTTACTCCGATTATCCAAACCGCAGAATgcacatatgcatatataaagTACAATAATTTGTATATTGTATCCACTACAAAGAAGAATGCAAATATTTCCTTAGTATTTGTATTCTTGCATAAACTGGTGCAAGTGATGCAAGAATATTTCAAGGAATTGGAAGAAGAAAGCATACGAGATAATTTTGTAGTCATTTATGAGCTTCTAGATGAATTAATAGACTTTGGGTATCCACAAACCACGGATAGTAAGATATTACAAGAGTACATTACGCAGGAAGGTCATAAACTTGAAATTCAACCGCGCATTCCCATGGCTGTGACCAATGCTGTATCCTGGAGATCAGAAGGTATAAAATACCGTAAAAATGAAGTGTTTCTAGATGTGATAGAGTCTGTGAACCTCCTTGCAAATGCTAATGGAAATGTTTTAAGTTCTGAAATTGTGGGTGCAATAAAGATGAGAGTTTATTTGTCTGGAATGCCAGAATTAAGACTTGGTCTTAACGACAAAGTATTATTCGAATCTACAGGCCGTGGGAAGTCCAAATCTGTGGAATTGGAAGATGTGAAATTCCATCAGTGTGTCAGATTGTCTAGATTCGAGAACGACAGAACAATTTCATTCATTCCTCCGGATGGAGAGTTTGAATTAATGTCTTACAGACTGAATACACACGTAAAACCTCTGATATGGATTGAATCTGTCATTGAGAGGCATGCCCACAGCAGGGTAGAATACATGGTAAAAGCGAGATCGCAATTTAAGAGACGTTCTACGGCCAACAATGTAGAAATAGTAATCCCAGTACCCAACGATGCAGACTCTCCCAAATTTAAGACTACCATTGGTAGTGTTAAATATTCACCAGAGCAGAGTGCAATAACTTGGTTCATTAAGTCGTTTCCTGGTGGTAAAGAATATCTGATGAGGGCACACTTTGGTCTACCATCTGTCATTGGGGAAGACGTGGAAGGGAAGCCACCAATTCAAGTAAAATTTGAGATTCCGTATTTCACTACTTCTGGAATCCAAGTGcgttatttgaaaattatagaaAAGAGCGGGTATCAGGCACTACCATGGGTGCGGTATATTACGCAAAATGGAGATTACCAGCTGAGGACGAATTAA
- the LOC126920390 gene encoding AP-1 complex subunit mu-1-like: protein MSTSAIYILDVKGKVLISRNYRGDIETGVIEKFMPLVMEREEEGNLTPIIQTAECTYAYIKYNNLYIVSTTKKNANISLVFVFLHKLVQVMQEYFKELEEESIRDNFVVIYELLDELIDFGYPQTTDSKILQEYITQEGHKLEIQPRIPMAVTNAVSWRSEGIKYRKNEVFLDVIESVNLLANANGNVLSSEIVGAIKMRVYLSGMPELRLGLNDKVLFESTGRGKSKSVELEDVKFHQCVRLSRFENDRTISFIPPDGEFELMSYRLNTHVKPLIWIESVIERHAHSRVEYMIKARSQFKRRSTANNVEIVIPVPNDADSPKFRTTIGSVKYSPEQSAITWFIKSFPGGKEYLMRAHFGLPSVIGEDVEGKPPIQVKFEIPYFTTSGIQVRYLKIIEKSGYQALPWVRYITQNGDYQLRTN, encoded by the coding sequence ATGTCGACGTCTGCGATATATATTCTAGACGTGAAGGGGAAAGTTTTGATCTCACGAAATTATCGTGGAGATATAGAAACGGGTGTTATAGAAAAGTTCATGCCTCTTGTAATGGAACGTGAGGAGGAAGGCAATCTTACTCCGATTATCCAAACCGCAGAATgcacatatgcatatataaagTACAATAATTTGTATATTGTATCCACTACAAAGAAGAATGCAAATATTTCCTTAGTATTTGTATTCTTGCATAAACTGGTGCAAGTGATGCAAGAATATTTCAAGGAATTGGAAGAAGAAAGCATACGAGATAATTTTGTAGTCATTTATGAGCTTCTAGATGAATTAATAGACTTTGGGTATCCACAAACCACGGATAGTAAGATATTACAAGAGTACATTACGCAGGAAGGTCATAAACTTGAAATTCAACCGCGCATTCCCATGGCTGTGACCAATGCTGTATCCTGGAGATCAGAAGGTATAAAATACCGTAAAAATGAAGTGTTTCTAGATGTGATAGAGTCTGTGAACCTCCTTGCAAATGCTAATGGAAATGTTTTAAGTTCTGAAATTGTGGGTGCAATAAAGATGAGAGTTTATTTGTCTGGAATGCCAGAATTAAGACTTGGTCTTAACGACAAAGTATTATTCGAATCTACAGGCCGTGGGAAGTCCAAGTCTGTGGAATTGGAAGATGTGAAATTCCATCAGTGTGTCAGATTGTCTAGATTCGAGAACGACAGAACAATTTCATTCATTCCCCCGGATGGAGAGTTTGAATTAATGTCTTACAGACTGAATACACACGTAAAACCTTTGATATGGATTGAATCTGTCATTGAGAGGCATGCCCACAGCAGGGTAGAATACATGATAAAAGCGAGATCGCAATTTAAGAGACGTTCTACGGCCAACAATGTAGAAATAGTAATCCCAGTACCCAACGATGCAGACTCGCCCAAATTTAGGACTACCATTGGTAGTGTTAAATATTCACCAGAGCAGAGTGCAATAACTTGGTTCATTAAGTCGTTTCCTGGTGGTAAGGAATATCTGATGAGGGCACACTTTGGTCTACCATCTGTCATTGGGGAAGACGTGGAAGGAAAGCCCCCAATTCAAGTAAAATTTGAGATTCCGTATTTTACTACTTCTGGAATCCAAGTGcgttatttgaaaattatagaaAAGAGCGGGTATCAGGCACTACCATGGGTGCGATATATTACGCAAAATGGAGATTACCAGCTGAGGACGAATTAA